A single region of the Myxococcales bacterium genome encodes:
- a CDS encoding TrmH family RNA methyltransferase, with protein MRVAPLDLPLPVIQEELNKLRHPLRIAITRAKNPFNIGAIIRVAHSFLVAEIILIGDAPYYERAAMGMQRYENITHVKDEATFLEKAKTEQWSLVAFEKDHAQWGLWDAPMPREAVLVFGNEDEGIRQSILDASHSIVGIPMYGINHSYPVTAAAAMAMAEWARRYAHLKNA; from the coding sequence GTGCGCGTCGCACCCTTGGATCTGCCGCTTCCCGTCATCCAAGAGGAGCTAAACAAGCTACGCCATCCGTTGAGGATTGCCATAACCCGCGCGAAAAACCCGTTCAACATCGGTGCCATCATACGCGTCGCGCACTCCTTTCTCGTCGCCGAGATAATACTTATTGGAGATGCCCCCTACTACGAGCGCGCGGCCATGGGTATGCAACGCTATGAAAATATTACTCATGTGAAGGATGAGGCGACATTTCTCGAAAAAGCCAAGACTGAACAATGGTCGCTCGTGGCATTCGAAAAAGATCACGCGCAATGGGGTCTGTGGGACGCGCCAATGCCGCGGGAGGCAGTATTGGTGTTTGGCAACGAGGACGAGGGCATTCGTCAATCAATACTGGACGCCTCGCATAGCATCGTGGGCATCCCAATGTATGGCATCAATCACTCCTATCCGGTGACAGCCGCTGCTGCCATGGCCATGGCTGAGTGGGCGCGCAGGTATGCGCACCTAAAAAATGCTTAA
- a CDS encoding biotin/lipoyl-binding protein has translation MIDEQRVTLGALDVPGGVNLIVEGRVYDIALHGTEAHYRGSKAAAVDTARSSEHLPASQSSRPRGGVQEYRAPMPGLIVNIAVKIGDTITEGQVLLIIEAMKMENELRALSSGTVKAVHVAAGDRVQPQAPLLSVS, from the coding sequence ATGATTGATGAGCAGCGGGTGACCTTGGGGGCACTCGACGTGCCCGGCGGCGTCAATCTGATTGTCGAAGGCCGTGTGTACGACATCGCGCTACATGGAACCGAGGCGCACTATAGGGGATCAAAAGCTGCTGCGGTTGATACCGCTCGAAGTAGCGAGCACCTGCCGGCGAGCCAATCGTCTCGCCCGCGAGGAGGGGTGCAAGAATACCGTGCGCCCATGCCGGGACTTATTGTGAATATCGCCGTCAAAATAGGGGATACCATTACCGAGGGGCAGGTGCTTTTGATTATTGAAGCAATGAAAATGGAAAACGAGCTCCGGGCATTATCCAGCGGAACAGTGAAAGCCGTTCACGTAGCGGCGGGCGACCGTGTACAACCGCAGGCTCCCCTTCTTTCAGTCAGCTAG
- a CDS encoding AgmX/PglI C-terminal domain-containing protein: MKFLCSHCKAKYQISNERVLGRTLRMKCRKCNGDIVIAGDTLLPSDPPPSSTRVSQPKGTPRTAVPATPPKKPPIQSAVKPRADSQIIAARKARAAMNLPLKEQWHAAIDHKPAGPMSVTELKEHMVAGRVTAASLVWRDGFTDWVELKTVKELQALLGPALPQRPITSSHMAANIPLAESPLSSSITDLKRISTLELQAVPQPAAPASKDNPPVQAAVHAAEPASAPERPRAVVESLRPAAEAIVSGLLSVKESLRVKKAGLPLGAIVLLVGAGSFGITLAILVFNTWLSPASRSEPSQKAIAEKVTPALPSTKPFKMAEVELDLPDEPMPEPESSAVDQTHAGSAGHRDSTPSASASAPTSTKKLSEQEKALLKSMAEDGSGPTNLRIPTRAGSAGSSKPLNSSQVRAIVTKHRPMLQRCYEQAARASGAQQSIRIDVRLSVSESGAVRSANVDGPNLGNLKPCILNTVKRWRFPASQEATEVPFPLVFQPGA; encoded by the coding sequence ATGAAGTTTCTTTGCAGTCATTGTAAGGCGAAGTACCAAATCAGTAACGAGCGCGTCCTCGGCCGCACGTTGCGGATGAAATGCCGTAAGTGCAATGGCGACATTGTCATCGCAGGTGACACACTCCTCCCTTCTGATCCTCCCCCGAGCTCGACCCGAGTTTCGCAGCCGAAAGGGACGCCACGCACTGCCGTGCCGGCCACGCCCCCTAAGAAGCCGCCCATTCAAAGCGCCGTGAAACCCCGCGCCGATTCCCAGATCATTGCGGCTCGCAAGGCGCGAGCTGCCATGAACCTGCCCTTAAAGGAACAGTGGCATGCCGCGATTGATCACAAACCAGCCGGTCCCATGAGTGTAACAGAGCTCAAAGAACATATGGTCGCCGGCAGGGTCACAGCAGCATCATTGGTATGGCGCGATGGTTTCACGGATTGGGTCGAGTTGAAGACAGTCAAGGAGCTTCAAGCACTCCTAGGCCCGGCGTTACCGCAGAGGCCAATAACCTCCTCCCACATGGCAGCGAACATCCCGCTCGCAGAAAGCCCGCTCAGCAGCAGCATTACCGATCTCAAACGCATATCGACCTTGGAGCTTCAGGCCGTCCCTCAACCCGCTGCGCCCGCCTCTAAGGACAACCCCCCAGTTCAGGCTGCCGTTCACGCCGCGGAACCCGCGAGTGCACCTGAGCGGCCGCGGGCCGTGGTGGAATCGTTGCGTCCCGCAGCTGAGGCGATCGTCAGCGGGCTGCTTTCGGTAAAAGAAAGTCTGCGCGTGAAGAAAGCAGGGTTGCCTCTCGGAGCTATCGTATTGCTAGTCGGTGCGGGTTCTTTTGGAATCACCTTAGCCATTCTGGTATTCAATACATGGCTTTCTCCAGCATCCCGCTCCGAACCGAGCCAGAAGGCAATCGCGGAAAAAGTTACACCCGCCCTTCCCAGCACGAAACCATTTAAAATGGCGGAAGTAGAGCTCGATCTTCCAGATGAACCCATGCCTGAACCTGAGTCGTCCGCAGTAGACCAGACGCACGCGGGATCCGCAGGCCATCGGGACTCAACGCCCTCAGCATCAGCATCGGCCCCGACATCCACAAAAAAGTTAAGCGAGCAGGAGAAAGCGCTTCTCAAGAGCATGGCCGAGGATGGCTCAGGCCCCACTAATCTTCGGATTCCCACCCGGGCGGGTTCAGCAGGATCGTCGAAACCGCTAAACAGCAGCCAAGTGCGCGCGATCGTCACGAAACATCGGCCCATGCTGCAGCGCTGTTATGAACAAGCGGCTCGCGCTTCAGGGGCGCAGCAATCCATTCGTATCGATGTGCGATTGAGTGTCAGTGAGTCTGGGGCTGTTCGTAGCGCAAATGTGGATGGTCCGAACCTCGGCAACTTGAAACCATGCATTCTCAACACGGTTAAGCGTTGGAGATTTCCTGCCTCCCAGGAGGCAACTGAGGTTCCCTTTCCGTTGGTATTCCAGCCTGGCGCCTAA
- a CDS encoding (2Fe-2S)-binding protein: MIVCHCQRVRDCDVRLAIRKGACSKREVARACGAGKGCGGCLAVIDELLHAERPEAQSIAPSVPASPSESVPPPSA, encoded by the coding sequence ATGATAGTGTGCCACTGCCAAAGGGTTCGGGACTGCGATGTGCGCCTGGCGATCCGCAAGGGAGCATGTTCGAAGCGAGAGGTGGCGCGCGCCTGCGGAGCAGGGAAGGGATGCGGAGGGTGCTTGGCAGTGATCGACGAGCTCCTTCATGCCGAGCGTCCTGAAGCTCAGTCCATTGCGCCTTCAGTTCCGGCCTCCCCATCTGAATCCGTGCCCCCTCCGAGCGCCTAA
- a CDS encoding flagellar biosynthetic protein FliR, translated as MDAWAQLWNPQSATLALGTFGLLWLRLLPLTVLAPWFIWMKTPWILRIAVALSFALAFFPLAFSAHRAAPQSVWNWGACGIRELAIGMVFAVAASIPLYALEWTGSLLDTWRGAAEHPAAGQGPLEKLMLIMGVALFIACGGHRVAVAIFADTLIHLPPLEYTRVDWASLALGSGRLVADGLALTVMFSAPFIVALFIVEATLVSTARVSPGFPVSLIGGPARAGAILVVLLIVLATIATHLPEVFQHLLASTKTLLRNFAR; from the coding sequence TTGGATGCATGGGCACAGTTGTGGAACCCCCAATCTGCCACGCTAGCGCTTGGGACTTTTGGGCTCTTGTGGCTACGCCTCTTGCCCCTCACCGTACTGGCCCCATGGTTTATATGGATGAAAACGCCATGGATCTTACGCATTGCGGTCGCCCTCAGTTTCGCATTGGCGTTTTTCCCCCTCGCATTCTCCGCCCATCGCGCTGCACCTCAGAGCGTGTGGAACTGGGGTGCGTGCGGAATCCGCGAGCTTGCTATCGGCATGGTCTTTGCTGTTGCCGCCTCGATCCCCCTTTACGCCCTCGAGTGGACTGGAAGTCTGTTGGATACATGGCGCGGCGCAGCAGAACACCCTGCCGCCGGACAAGGCCCACTCGAAAAGCTTATGCTGATTATGGGCGTCGCCTTGTTTATTGCGTGTGGGGGTCACCGCGTCGCGGTGGCAATTTTCGCGGATACACTAATTCACCTTCCCCCGCTTGAGTACACGCGTGTTGACTGGGCTTCGCTAGCCCTGGGAAGCGGGCGACTTGTTGCGGACGGTTTGGCTCTCACGGTCATGTTTTCTGCGCCCTTTATCGTCGCCCTCTTTATTGTAGAGGCCACGCTGGTCTCGACCGCAAGAGTGTCTCCGGGTTTTCCTGTATCACTCATCGGAGGTCCGGCACGGGCTGGAGCGATCCTTGTCGTCTTGCTTATCGTGCTTGCCACGATCGCTACGCATCTCCCCGAAGTATTTCAGCACTTACTAGCGTCCACCAAGACATTACTTCGTAATTTTGCTAGATAG
- a CDS encoding homoserine dehydrogenase: protein MARSIGIALLGCGVVGKGVLWLLRHNREALRAKLGAELHVRHVVVRNPEKHSAVEAPVMPSADLAKAVADPAVDMVVELIGGIDPARELIERALTNGKSVVTANKAVIADHGHSLIAAAERSKQDLYFEAAVAGGVPILRVLRETLCGDRVLAIRGIVNGTSNYMLSKMHKERIDFAQALKEAQQAGYAEADPTLDIGGGDAAHKLAILATIAFGAHVSVTDITTEGIERIAAIDMLFADRFGYVIKHLAIARLTEHGSLDLRVHPTLVDADADLASIHGALNAVHIEAEALGPSLLSGYGAGSLPTAVSVLGDMVDVGRNILSHSTGRVPPWGIALNHLARIPVEPMGEHRGCYYLRFSALDHPGVLARITGILGQHQVSIEQIVQEGRAREAGSPVPVVILTHQAKERDVEAALQEIDMLDSVAQPAHRLRIMGT, encoded by the coding sequence ATGGCACGGTCAATAGGGATAGCCTTGCTAGGATGCGGAGTGGTGGGCAAAGGCGTCCTCTGGCTTCTGCGTCACAACCGTGAAGCGCTGCGCGCGAAGCTCGGGGCGGAGCTGCATGTGCGCCATGTCGTGGTGCGCAATCCCGAAAAACATTCGGCAGTGGAGGCGCCTGTTATGCCATCTGCGGATCTGGCCAAGGCCGTGGCTGATCCCGCGGTGGACATGGTGGTCGAGCTGATAGGCGGGATCGATCCCGCACGGGAGCTGATTGAACGTGCACTCACAAACGGCAAAAGCGTCGTTACCGCCAACAAGGCGGTCATTGCCGATCACGGTCATTCGCTGATCGCCGCTGCTGAACGCTCAAAGCAAGATCTGTATTTTGAAGCGGCGGTCGCCGGCGGCGTTCCGATTTTGCGGGTGCTACGCGAGACCCTGTGCGGTGATCGCGTGCTTGCAATTCGCGGGATCGTCAATGGAACCAGCAACTATATGCTGAGCAAGATGCACAAGGAGCGGATTGACTTTGCTCAGGCACTGAAAGAAGCACAACAAGCCGGCTATGCCGAGGCGGATCCCACTCTCGACATTGGGGGGGGCGATGCAGCCCACAAGCTTGCAATCCTAGCGACAATAGCATTTGGGGCACACGTCTCGGTGACAGATATCACCACCGAGGGCATTGAACGTATCGCGGCCATTGACATGCTGTTCGCGGACCGCTTTGGCTACGTGATAAAGCACTTGGCCATTGCGCGGCTGACAGAGCATGGATCGCTCGATTTGCGCGTCCATCCCACCCTTGTGGATGCCGACGCGGATCTTGCATCCATCCATGGCGCGCTGAACGCGGTGCATATCGAGGCAGAGGCGTTGGGCCCGTCATTGCTTTCGGGTTACGGGGCCGGGTCATTGCCCACCGCCGTCAGCGTTCTAGGCGACATGGTGGATGTCGGGCGCAATATCCTTTCCCATTCCACCGGGCGGGTGCCCCCGTGGGGAATAGCTTTGAACCATCTTGCCCGAATTCCTGTCGAACCCATGGGAGAGCATCGCGGCTGCTACTACCTCCGGTTTTCAGCCTTGGATCATCCGGGCGTATTGGCACGCATCACTGGAATACTAGGGCAACACCAGGTATCCATCGAGCAAATCGTCCAAGAAGGCCGGGCACGTGAAGCGGGTTCGCCAGTTCCAGTCGTAATCCTAACCCATCAAGCAAAGGAGCGCGATGTTGAAGCCGCTCTTCAGGAAATCGATATGCTCGATAGCGTGGCCCAACCTGCGCACCGGCTTCGCATTATGGGGACCTGA
- a CDS encoding HTTM domain-containing protein, with protein sequence MTHVKLWDIYFYQPLSVARVFLFVKNFYAVIALDIWVLMLSHGARYRGDEFNVAHFAWLDALPWRVSPALYVGVMLAAGLCAFFVACSPFRELPRLCVFLLYTYGWSMSMLDSYQHHYFLSLILFCMCFIPGNVFLGDIAERKQEIWPFRMMTLTVALLYLFAALGKLESGWRDGRLLSHMIDASAARWLSPLRVVLGENMWPVMAGLVITTEALIGLGYLVVPWLSSPLRWVTLALAIGVHVGIEIVGLRIGWFSSYMMLLATWVFVPSAYLHRGYRVFVSLRSLVRLPYGIALLGLIAAVGLAMHMVALPGAPVALGAFVVLLAGFGLYDRGNKKNGALNTLPSAGFLSTLALLVAIGVSDARFDYYRYAGKDAERKGELKVALSAYTKAERYAPAGKSRAHKIQTLKKRLSVRGRR encoded by the coding sequence ATGACACACGTAAAACTTTGGGATATCTATTTTTATCAGCCACTGTCCGTAGCGCGCGTTTTTCTGTTTGTGAAAAATTTCTACGCCGTGATAGCGCTTGATATCTGGGTGCTGATGCTGAGCCATGGCGCGCGATATCGCGGAGATGAGTTTAACGTCGCCCATTTTGCGTGGCTTGACGCCTTGCCGTGGAGGGTGAGCCCGGCTCTCTACGTGGGCGTGATGCTGGCGGCAGGGTTATGTGCATTTTTTGTTGCCTGTAGTCCCTTCCGCGAGCTTCCGCGCCTGTGCGTGTTTCTGCTTTACACCTACGGCTGGTCCATGAGCATGCTTGACAGTTATCAACATCATTATTTTTTGTCCCTGATTTTGTTTTGTATGTGTTTCATTCCCGGCAACGTGTTTCTTGGCGATATCGCGGAGCGCAAGCAGGAGATTTGGCCGTTTCGCATGATGACGCTCACGGTCGCATTGCTCTACCTTTTTGCGGCGTTGGGCAAGCTTGAATCGGGATGGCGAGACGGGCGGCTTTTGTCTCACATGATCGATGCCTCAGCGGCTAGGTGGCTGTCGCCCCTTCGCGTCGTCCTAGGCGAGAATATGTGGCCTGTGATGGCGGGCCTAGTCATCACGACAGAAGCCCTAATCGGACTTGGTTACTTGGTGGTTCCCTGGCTTTCGTCGCCCTTACGCTGGGTCACACTGGCGCTCGCCATCGGTGTCCATGTTGGCATCGAAATTGTCGGGCTACGAATAGGGTGGTTTAGTTCTTACATGATGCTGCTAGCGACATGGGTGTTTGTGCCTTCGGCCTATCTTCATCGGGGCTACCGGGTTTTCGTTTCTTTACGGAGCTTGGTGCGACTTCCTTATGGAATCGCCTTATTGGGTCTAATCGCGGCTGTCGGCCTGGCCATGCACATGGTTGCACTGCCCGGCGCCCCCGTCGCATTGGGCGCCTTTGTTGTGCTGCTTGCCGGATTCGGTCTTTACGACAGAGGCAACAAGAAAAATGGAGCGCTCAACACGCTGCCGAGCGCAGGATTTCTGAGCACGCTTGCGCTCTTGGTTGCGATAGGCGTTTCGGACGCACGCTTTGACTACTACCGGTATGCAGGCAAGGATGCAGAACGCAAAGGCGAGTTGAAAGTGGCGCTCAGCGCATACACCAAAGCGGAACGTTACGCGCCAGCCGGAAAGTCGCGGGCGCACAAGATCCAAACGTTGAAAAAGCGTCTTTCAGTGCGGGGCCGTAGGTAG
- the bfr gene encoding bacterioferritin, translating to MKGDSHILELLNEVLTAELTAINQYFIHSKMCAHWGYAKLAERKRHDSIDEMKDANLVIERILYLDGVPNMQRLNPVRVGEDPVEQHKLDLALETDSIARLNRAIAACREKSDNGTREVLERILTGEEESADWLESQLYAIEAVGKERYLAQQL from the coding sequence ATGAAGGGCGATAGCCATATTCTTGAGCTACTCAATGAAGTTCTGACCGCGGAACTGACCGCAATTAATCAGTATTTCATCCATTCAAAAATGTGCGCCCACTGGGGATACGCCAAGCTTGCCGAACGCAAGCGCCATGATTCCATCGATGAGATGAAAGACGCCAATCTGGTGATTGAGCGCATATTATACCTAGATGGCGTTCCCAATATGCAGCGCTTGAACCCGGTGCGCGTTGGCGAGGACCCGGTGGAACAACACAAGCTGGACCTTGCCCTCGAGACCGATTCAATTGCTCGGTTGAACCGCGCGATTGCCGCTTGCCGCGAAAAATCCGACAACGGCACAAGAGAAGTACTAGAACGCATCCTCACGGGTGAGGAAGAGAGTGCAGATTGGTTAGAGTCGCAGCTTTATGCGATCGAGGCCGTAGGCAAAGAGCGCTACCTCGCGCAGCAACTCTAA
- a CDS encoding thioredoxin family protein, whose protein sequence is MVLTYSKGMPVGTPAPNFSLLGVDDKTYTLETFGDASALVVVFTCNHCPYAKASESRLVEIQADYSTKGVRVVAINPNDASRYPEDSLENMKIRASEQAFNFPYLYDATQEVARAYDAICTPDIFVFDGHRKLVYNGRLDDNWQQPNLVRRRDLRVAIDAALKGTPLPFEPIPSMGCSIKWKVRS, encoded by the coding sequence ATGGTTTTAACCTATTCCAAAGGCATGCCCGTTGGAACCCCCGCACCCAATTTCTCCCTGTTAGGCGTAGATGACAAGACGTACACGCTTGAGACGTTCGGTGATGCGTCGGCGCTTGTGGTGGTTTTTACCTGCAATCATTGTCCGTATGCCAAAGCCAGCGAGAGCCGTTTGGTGGAGATTCAGGCCGACTATTCGACAAAAGGCGTGCGCGTTGTGGCAATCAACCCTAACGATGCATCCCGTTACCCTGAAGACTCTCTTGAAAATATGAAAATTAGAGCCTCCGAACAGGCCTTTAACTTTCCCTATCTTTATGATGCCACACAAGAGGTCGCGCGCGCATATGATGCAATATGTACGCCCGACATATTCGTCTTTGATGGTCATCGCAAGCTCGTGTATAACGGGCGTCTAGACGACAACTGGCAGCAACCCAACCTGGTGCGACGCCGCGATTTACGTGTTGCCATCGATGCGGCTCTAAAGGGAACACCTTTACCATTTGAGCCTATTCCATCCATGGGCTGCAGCATTAAATGGAAAGTGCGTAGCTAG
- a CDS encoding 50S ribosomal protein L11 methyltransferase encodes MLRFPYLEVTVRAGEEEALAADLWSFGATGIEQRDEETLLGASKGQVVLMAHFLSAKAAKRAQTALAQQYEARLAYIVGDAWRDEWKRFFKTQRFGRLVVRPSWEPYQAQGDETILVLDPGRAFGSGMHASTRLLLRALQESIKLGDLVLDVGSGSGILSIAALLLGASHARGVEIDEPSVAVSLENAELNGVATRFSASSLPLGRAKTGTYNVITANIEAQVHLRMVDDLVSHLAPSGLLMLSGLLLENEAPILCAFGSLAVVRREVEGEWLSLIFEAPHGSTTLENGNP; translated from the coding sequence ATGCTGCGGTTTCCGTACTTGGAAGTAACAGTCCGCGCAGGTGAAGAGGAAGCGCTGGCTGCAGACCTTTGGAGTTTCGGCGCGACGGGCATCGAACAACGGGACGAAGAGACACTCCTTGGCGCCTCGAAAGGCCAGGTGGTCTTGATGGCCCACTTCTTGAGTGCGAAGGCAGCCAAACGGGCACAGACCGCGCTCGCTCAACAATACGAGGCACGGCTTGCATACATTGTCGGCGATGCGTGGCGAGATGAGTGGAAGCGCTTTTTTAAGACGCAACGATTCGGGCGCCTGGTGGTGCGTCCGTCTTGGGAGCCCTATCAGGCACAGGGCGATGAGACCATCTTGGTTCTCGATCCGGGGCGCGCCTTTGGAAGCGGGATGCACGCATCCACGCGTCTATTACTTCGCGCGTTGCAAGAGTCTATCAAACTGGGAGATCTCGTGCTGGATGTGGGTTCGGGCAGCGGCATCTTGTCCATTGCGGCGCTTTTGCTGGGAGCATCTCACGCACGGGGCGTGGAAATTGATGAGCCTTCTGTGGCGGTATCCTTGGAGAACGCCGAACTCAATGGGGTCGCAACACGCTTTAGCGCGTCCTCTTTGCCACTAGGCAGAGCCAAAACGGGCACGTATAATGTCATCACGGCAAATATCGAGGCGCAGGTTCACCTTCGCATGGTCGATGATCTTGTATCTCATTTGGCCCCGTCGGGCTTACTCATGTTGAGTGGCTTGTTGCTTGAAAACGAGGCTCCCATCTTGTGTGCATTCGGTTCACTGGCCGTGGTTCGACGAGAGGTCGAAGGCGAGTGGCTTTCCTTAATTTTTGAAGCGCCACATGGGTCCACCACCCTTGAAAACGGCAATCCATGA
- the hpt gene encoding hypoxanthine phosphoribosyltransferase: MRPPQVLFDSETIAARVQQLGAQIQKDYADKKLVLVPVLKGSLMFAADLARAIDLPLSIDFLGLRSYGNRTETSGIVQITADLTHPIEEMDVIVVEDIVDTGLTMDYLMENLGTRKPRSMKLAALLHKPSRTRSMVNIDYLGFTIEDVFVVGYGLDHAELYRNLPYIGVLESND, translated from the coding sequence ATGCGACCGCCCCAAGTGCTCTTCGACAGCGAGACCATCGCGGCCAGAGTCCAGCAACTCGGAGCTCAAATTCAAAAGGACTATGCTGACAAAAAACTGGTCTTAGTCCCAGTACTCAAAGGAAGTCTCATGTTTGCCGCCGACTTGGCCCGCGCAATCGATTTGCCGCTTTCCATCGACTTTCTCGGGCTCCGAAGCTATGGAAATCGCACCGAGACCTCCGGTATTGTACAAATTACCGCCGACCTTACGCATCCGATTGAGGAGATGGACGTCATCGTGGTGGAAGACATTGTCGATACCGGGTTGACTATGGATTACCTCATGGAGAACCTGGGAACTCGAAAACCTCGAAGCATGAAGCTCGCAGCATTGCTACATAAGCCCTCTCGCACACGCAGTATGGTAAACATCGACTATCTTGGCTTTACGATCGAGGATGTGTTTGTGGTTGGGTACGGACTCGACCACGCTGAGCTTTATCGCAATCTTCCTTACATTGGGGTGCTTGAATCCAATGACTAG
- a CDS encoding 16S rRNA (uracil(1498)-N(3))-methyltransferase yields MSERRFFVESLSKVGEEQRLNSKTARHLYVLRIPSGTHVLLFDRCARHVEAELVSLDEHHAVCRILRDIDVTPHSARLVLVQCLPKGSKLELSIRMATELGVHAIHLAVSERTISRPDRDRHKSRHARLARIAQEASEQAQRDGVPEIAPAAPLHEVAGRAPIDAGKIVFWEASQVSLDAGPRWEDMEEAWIIIGPEGGLSQTEICQLEGVGYTHHGLGRTILRVDTAVPVAIALVADRLGLWGNGAQGKRLIRPLSPC; encoded by the coding sequence ATGAGCGAACGACGTTTTTTTGTCGAAAGTCTATCCAAGGTGGGAGAAGAGCAGCGCCTCAATTCAAAGACTGCGCGCCATCTTTACGTCCTACGTATTCCATCTGGTACGCATGTGTTGCTGTTCGATAGATGTGCACGACACGTCGAAGCCGAACTGGTTTCTCTCGATGAGCACCATGCGGTCTGCCGGATCCTGCGTGACATCGACGTGACCCCACACAGCGCCCGCTTGGTGTTGGTGCAGTGTCTCCCGAAAGGCAGTAAGCTCGAGCTCTCTATCCGTATGGCCACCGAGCTTGGGGTGCACGCCATTCATCTCGCGGTTTCTGAGCGTACGATCTCGCGTCCCGATCGCGATCGGCATAAATCGCGCCATGCCCGGCTTGCCCGCATTGCTCAAGAAGCTTCCGAACAGGCGCAGCGGGATGGGGTGCCGGAAATAGCCCCCGCAGCACCCTTGCATGAGGTGGCGGGGCGCGCACCCATCGATGCCGGCAAGATAGTATTTTGGGAGGCCAGTCAGGTATCACTTGATGCCGGTCCTCGGTGGGAAGATATGGAGGAAGCGTGGATCATAATCGGACCGGAGGGCGGCTTGAGCCAAACGGAGATTTGTCAGTTGGAGGGCGTGGGTTATACGCATCACGGACTTGGCCGCACTATTTTACGAGTCGATACAGCCGTGCCGGTGGCCATTGCCCTGGTGGCGGATCGACTCGGCCTGTGGGGAAACGGCGCGCAGGGTAAACGACTAATACGTCCGCTCTCGCCATGTTAG
- a CDS encoding flagellar biosynthetic protein FliQ, translating to MTPSDITHVAVEGLYLALLLSGPALLTSLVVGFALGIFQTLVQVHEPSLTFVPKLIAVGLSLAVFGAWMGRELIRFTQTLWQVFP from the coding sequence GTGACCCCTTCTGACATCACACACGTGGCTGTAGAGGGCTTATATCTTGCTCTTTTGCTGTCGGGCCCGGCGCTGCTCACGAGCCTCGTGGTGGGCTTCGCCCTCGGGATTTTCCAGACTCTCGTTCAGGTGCACGAGCCGAGCTTAACCTTTGTCCCCAAATTAATTGCTGTAGGGCTTTCGCTTGCCGTTTTCGGAGCGTGGATGGGACGCGAGCTGATACGTTTTACCCAGACCCTGTGGCAGGTTTTTCCATAA